One genomic segment of Hordeum vulgare subsp. vulgare chromosome 2H, MorexV3_pseudomolecules_assembly, whole genome shotgun sequence includes these proteins:
- the LOC123427689 gene encoding calcium-transporting ATPase 5, plasma membrane-type, which yields MESSSSGGARARRSGSWGSVGGGGGGSDPFDIPGKGAPVERLKKWRQAALVLNASRRFRYTLDLKKEAQKEEVIRKIRAQAHVIRAAFRFKEAARLGSQTKDVPEAHADGALGFGIKEDQLTALTRDHNYSALQQYEGISGLANMLKTDPDKGISGDDSDIDARKNAFGSNTYPRKKGRSYMAFVWDACKDLTLIILMVAAAVSLALGIYTEGIKEGWYDGASIAFAVLLVIFVTATSDYKQSLQFQNLNEEKQNIQLEVVRGGRRIKVSIYDLVIGDVVPLKIGDQVPADGVLISGHSFSIDESSMTGESKIVNKDQKSPFLMSGCKVADGYGTMLVTAVGINTEWGLLMASISEDSGEETPLQVRLNGVATFIGIIGLSVAVAVLVVLLARYFTGHTYNPDGSPQYVKGKMGVGETIRGVVKIFTVAVTIVVVAVPEGLPLAVTLTLAFSMRKMMRDKALVRRLSACETMGSATTICSDKTGTLTLNQMTVVEAYFGGEKMDPPDNTQKLSAPVSTMIIEGIAQNTSGSIFEPEGGQAPEVTGSPTEKAILSWGLQLGMKFSETRSKSSILQVFPFNSEKKRGGVAVQVGDSEVHVYWKGAAELILESCTSWVDMDGSNHSMTPEKAAEFKKFIEDMAVASLRCVAFAYRPCEMSDVPKEDQRADWVLPEDNLIMLGIVGIKDPCRPGVQDSIRLCTAAGIKVRMVTGDNLQTARAIALECGILTDPNVSEPTIIEGKTFRELTDLEREEVADKISVMGRSSPNDKLLLVKALRSRGHVVAVTGDGTNDAPALHEADIGLSMGIQGTEVAKESSDIIILDDNFATLVRVVRWGRSVYANIQKFIQFQLTVNVAALIINVVSAVSSGDVPLNAVQLLWVNLIMDTLGALALATEPPNNHLMERAPVGRREPLITNIMWRNLLIMAFYQVAILLTLNFKGLSLLRLEHDNPAHAEMLKNTFIFNTFVLCQVFSEFNARKPDELNIFKGIAGNRLFIAIIAITVVLQVLIIEFLGKFTTTVRLSWQLWLVSIGLAFISWPLALVGKLIPVADRPLLDMFSCCCPAKKEAGDAKEDDGVKHIEVV from the exons ATGGAGTCGTCCTCGTCGGGCGGCGCCAGGGCGCGGCGGAGCGGCAGCTGGGgcagcgtcggcggcggcggtggaggaagcGACCCCTTCGAcatccccggcaagggcgccccCGTCGAGCGCCTCAAAAAGTGGAGG CAAGCAGCTCTTGTCCTGAATGCATCAAGGCGATTCAGATACACATTGGACTTGAAAAAAGAGGCGCAAAAGGAGGAAGTCATAAGAAAAATTCGTgcacaagctcatgttatcagg GCTGCATTCCGCTTCAAAGAAGCAGCTCGACTTGGTTCTCAGACAAAGGACGTACCAG AAGCACATGCGGATGGTGCACTTGGCTTTGGAATTAAGGAAGATCAGCTGACGGCACTGACCAGAGATCATAACTACTCTGCTCTACAGCAGTATGAAGGG ATTTCAGGGCTAGCAAATATGCTAAAGACAGACCCTGACAAGGGGATCAGTGGAGATGACTCTGATATTGATGCGAGAAAAAATGCATTCGGGTCAAACACGTACCCTCGTAAGAAAGGGAGAAGCTATATG GCCTTCGTGTGGGATGCATGTAAAGATTTGACACTCATCATCCTCATGGTCGCCGCTGCGGTTTCATTGGCCTTGGGCATATATACAGAG GGGATAAAAGAAGGTTGGTATGATGGGGCGAGCATTGCCTTTGCTGTACTCCTTGTTATTTTTGTTACAG CTACCAGTGACTACAAACAATCGTTGCAGTTCCAAAACTTGAATGAGGAGAAACAGAACATTCAATTGGAG GTTGTGAGAGGTGGAAggcgaatcaaggtatcaatttaTGATTTGGTTATTGGAGATGTAGTGCCCCTCAAGATTGGTGACCAG GTACCTGCTGATGGAGTCCTTATTAGTGGTCACTCCTTCTCCATAGATGAATCAAGCATGACAGGCGAAAGCAAAATA GTAAACAAAGACCAGAAGTCACCTTTTCTAATGTCGGGTTGCAAAGTCGCCGATGGCTATGGTACAATGCTG GTGACCGCTGTTGGTATTAACACTGAATGGGGGCTACTCATGGCAAGCATATCTGAAGACTCTGGTGAAGAAACACCCTTACAG GTTCGCTTGAATGGTGTTGCTACCTTCATTGGAATAATTGGACTTTCTGTTGCTGTCGCTGTTCTCGTTGTCCTCTTGGCCAG GTATTTCACTGGGCATACGTACAATCCGGATGGCTCTCCACAATACGTGAAAGGAAAGATGGGTGTCGGCGAGACAATACGTGGAGTAGTTAAAATCTTCACAGTGGCG GTCACAATTGTGGTTGTGGCTGTTCCCGAAGGACTACCATTGGCTGTCACATTGAC GCTCGCCTTTTCGATGCGCAAAATGATGAGGGATAAAGCTCTG GTCAGGAGACTTTCTGCATGTGAGACAATGGGTTCCGCAACAACAATTTGCAGTGACAAGACTGGAACATTAACTTTAAATCAG ATGACTGTTGTTGAGGCATACTTTGGTGGAGAGAAGATGGATCCTCCAGATAACACTCAGAAGCTATCTGCTCCCGTGTCAACAATGATTATTGAAGGAATTGCTCAGAATACATCCGGAAGCATATTTGAGCCTGAG GGTGGTCAAGCTCCAGAGGTTACTGGATCACCAACTGAAAAGGCTATACTCTCTTGGGGGTTGCAG CTTGGTATGAAATTCAGTGAAACAAGATCGAAATCCTCCATTCTTCAAGTCTTCCCATTCAATTCAGAGAAAAAGCGAGGCGGGGTTGCTGTGCAAGTG GGTGACTCTGAGGTTCATGTATACTGGAAAGGAGCTGCTGAACTTATTTTGGAATCATGCACTAGTTGGGTTGACATGGATGGTTCAAATCACTCAATGACTCCTGAGAAA GCTGCTGAGTTCAAGAAATTCATTGAGGACATGGCTGTTGCTAGCCTTCGCTGTGTCGCCTTTGCATACAGACCTTGTGAGATGAGTGATGTTCCGAAGGAGGACCAGAGGGCTGACTGGGTATTACCCGAAGATAACCTGATTATGCTTGGTATTGTGGGAATAAAG GATCCCTGCCGCCCAGGAGTTCAAGATTCTATCCGCTTGTGTACGGCAGCTGGCATTAAG GTCCGCATGGTCACTGGGGATAATCTTCAAACTGCCAGAGCAATTGCCTTGGAATGTGGTATTCTTACTGATCCTAACGTATCAGAGCCAACCATCATTGAAGGGAAGACGTTTCGGGAGTTGACAGATTTGGAAAGGGAGGAAGTTGCCGACAAAATTTCT GTTATGGGGAGGTCTTCCCCGAATGATAAACTTTTACTTGTTAAGGCACTCAGGagcagaggtcatgttgttgctgTAACTGGTGATGGCACAAACGACGCGCCGGCACTGCATGAG gccgaCATTGGTCTCTCGATGGGCATCCAGGGAACTGAAGTTGCTAAGGAGAGTTCTGATATTATTATCTTGGATGACAATTTTGCTACACTCGTTAGG GTTGTAAGATGGGGACGTTCAGTTTATGCAAACATTCAGAAATTCATTCAGTTCCAGCTGACCGTCAACGTTGCAGCCTTGATAATTAATGTAGTTTCTGCTGTCAGTTCTGGTGACGTGCCACTGAATGCTGTCCAG TTGCTTTGGGTTAATCTAATCATGGACACTCTGGGAGCGCTTGCATTGGCGACTGAGCCACCTAACAACCATCTTATGGAGAGAGCACCGGTTGGACGGAG GGAGCCTTTGATAACAAATATCATGTGGAGAAACTTGCTCATAATG GCTTTCTATCAAGTTGCAATCCTCCTTACTCTCAACTTCAAGGGCCTGAGCCTTCTACGGTTGGAACATGACAACCCAGCGCATGCTGAAATGCTGAAAAATACCTTCATATTCAACACATTTGTTCTCTGTCAA GTGTTCAGTGAGTTCAACGCTCGGAAACCAGATGAGCTGAATATTTTCAAGGGTATTGCAGGGAACCGCCTCTTCATTGCCATTATAGCCATAACGGTTGTGCTCCAG GTGCTTATCATCGAGTTTCTTGGTAAGTTCACGACAACAGTCAGATTGAGCTGGCAGCTGTGGTTGGTGTCCATAGGTCTTGCTTTTATCAG CTGGCCGTTAGCACTCGTGGGAAAGCTTATCCCTGTTGCAGACCGTCCGTTGTTAGATATGTTCTCTTGCTGCTGCCCAGCCAAGAAAGAGG CTGGTGATGCGAAGGAAGACGACGGTGTGAAGCACATCGAGGTGGTGTGA
- the LOC123427690 gene encoding L10-interacting MYB domain-containing protein-like yields the protein MEEVNNNNRDGGCLSKKGYENLERKFYEKVGEKLVRKQFKNKWDQLKKEYTWWMELLNATGLGWDPQTKTMDADDDWWKIHLEMRPDHAKFRNGPPPNLEQQDVMFRKAHVTGESAAIAGQETGGGKEAPILLEDDRGTSSKITGKRKFGAGEGNEKESPFFTVYNNALNTLVSRNEGSSSTKADKVPTMKEFLATVRECGVSEGTDIMFTASKLAMNRDSREVFAAFATNEGRLDWLQRTHAEMNK from the exons ATGGAAgaagtgaacaacaacaacagggatGGGGGCTGCTTGAGTAAAAAAGGCTATGAAAATCTGGAGAGAAAATTTTATGAGAAAGTAGGAGAGAAGCTAGTGAGGAAACAATTTAAGAACAAATGGGATCAGTTGAAAAAGGAGTACACGTGGTGGATGGAATTGCTAAATGCAACCGGACTAGGCTGGGATCCCCAAACAAAAACCATGGATGCAGATGATGATTGGTGGAAAATTCACCTAGAG ATGCGCCCCGATCATGCAAAATTTAGGAACGGGCCACCTCCCAATTTGGAGCAGCAAGATGTTATGTTTAGGAAGGCACATGTCACCGGAGAATCAGCGGCCATTGCTGGACAGGAAACAGGAGGGGGCAAGGAAGCTCCAATATTGCTTGAGGATGATCGTGGTACCTCCTCCAAAATAACAGGAAAGCGCAAGTTTGGTGCTGGAGAAGGCAACGAAAAAGAGAGCCCATTTTTCACGGTTTACAACAATGCTCTCAACACACTTGTTTCAAGGAATGAAGGTAGTTCTTCCACCAAGGCTGACAAGGTCCCAACTATGAAGGAGTTTTTAGCGACGGTTCGGGAGTGTGGAGTGAGTGAAGGAACTGACATCATGTTCACAGCAAGCAAGCTTGCCATGAACAGGGATTCAAGAGAGGTGTTTGCAGCATTTGCAACAAATGAGGGGAGGCTCGATTGGCTGCAGCGTACACATGCTGAGATGAACAAGTAG
- the LOC123427691 gene encoding uncharacterized protein LOC123427691 — protein MEAKQVLASMGAQAVQAERRGRELYLRPTTNPAGRWTNPAGLWTNPAGRWTNPAGRREQRRASTAGIPPRRTTRPGEAERRGREAGGGVRAVGDGRTACHFEDGGDGRMATEGEGLRRQEVRRSPAGGVDEAAAAGGGTLGGCVGRVVFVEGTGGVEAGSGGKNSSGIRL, from the exons ATGGAGGCCAAGCAAGTCCTAGCATCTATGGGAGCCCAAGCAGTACAAGCAGAGAGGAGGGGACGGGAGCTATACCTGAGGCCGACGACGAATCCGGCAGGGAGGTGGACGAATCCGGCAGGGCTGTGGACGAATCCGGCAGGGAGGTGGACGAATCCGGCAGGGAGGAGGGAGCAGCGGCGAGCTAGCACGGCGGGGATCCCTCCGCGGCGGACGACGAGGCCGGGAGAAGCAGAGAGGAGGGGACGGGAGGCCGGCGGCGGAGTTCGTGCTGTCGGCGACGGGAGGACTGCGTGCCACTTCGAGGACGGCGGGGACGGGAGGATGGCGACGGAGGGAGAAGGTCTTCGCCGCCAGGAGGTGCgccgctcgccggcgggaggagtagacgaggcggcggcggcgggaggaggaaccctaggaggatGCGTCGGGCGCGTGGTGTTCGTGGAAGGGACTGGTGGGGTGGAGGCAGGGAGCG GTGGGAAAAATTCGAGTGGCATTCGGTTGTAA
- the LOC123428730 gene encoding uncharacterized protein LOC123428730 — protein sequence MDSHFVAAHDTDRETVGTSRTVLPANTDQTLDASSNHTPNDDNANEDEGMPEVMSTPQQPTAMMRFDTLEDAEKHYKMYARQKGFGVRYCFRKRSEASGELIRASLVCHRAGLKINRKVDTQNPQPTAPERRRNTTERTNCPARMFVKWRDNAWL from the exons ATGGATTCTCACTTTGTGGCTGCTCATGACACAG ATCGTGAGACTGTCGGTACATCACGCACTGTGTTGCCGGCAAACACCGACCAAACGCTGGATGCATCGTCTAATCACACCCCAAACGATGACAATGCAAATGAGGATGAAGGAATGCCGGAGGTGATGTCCACGCCACAGCAACCCACAGCCATGATGAGATTTGACACTCTTGAGGATGCTGAGAAACACTACAAAATGTATGCGAGGCAGAAAGGTTTTGGAGTAAGGTATTGTTTCCGAAAAAGGTCAGAGGCTAGTGGTGAACTGATAAGAGCATCACTTGTCTGTCATAGAGCTGGGTTGAAGATCAATAGGAAAGTAGACACCCAAAACCCGCAACCTACTGCCCCTGAGAGGAGGAGGAATACAACTGAAAGAACAAACTGCCCAGCCCGTATGTTTGTGAAGTGGAGAGATAATGCATGG CTTTGA